In Thunnus thynnus chromosome 13, fThuThy2.1, whole genome shotgun sequence, the following proteins share a genomic window:
- the LOC137195443 gene encoding interleukin-18 receptor 1-like, producing the protein MKLSSVVKALGSLCLLLADGFPVSVEEGSPDIIGPRVVQLKTKPGELLRLHCKASTNSEDTTLIYWLVNGSFPEDTCSDGRIEETEESILENGTILKRSLVLKNVTSEDLKSTFTCVVMNTIGVAKKVITLTAKCHDCRARKKMKH; encoded by the exons ATGAAGCTGTCATCTGTTGTCAAAG CTTTGGGATCTCTGTGTCTCCTGCTTGCAGATGGATTTCCAG TTTCTGTAGAAGAAGGATCTCCAGATATCATCGGGCCACGTGTTGTCCAATTAAAAACTAAACCAG GAGAGCTGCTACGTCTTCACTGTAAGGCTTCCACAAATTCTGAAGATACAACACTAATCTACTGGCTCGTCAATGGCTCGTTCCCCGAAGACACGTGCAGTGATGGCAGaatagaagaaacagagga ATCAATCCTTGAGAACGGTACAATCCTGAAGAGAAGCTTGGTGCTGAAGAACGTTACATCAGAAGACCTCAAATCCACTTTCACCTGTGTGGTGATGAATACCATCGGAGTGGCTAAGAAAGTTATCACACTAACAGCAAAGTGTCATGATTGTCGTGcaagaaaaaagatgaaacactga